The window CGCAGAAATAACGATAACCGGTCCCATTACGTTGGGAATAATGTGTTTAAAAATCAAGCGATAATTAGTAAAGCCCAATGCCCTACCCGCTTCTACAAATTCCTTTTCGCGGATACCCAGTATTTGTCCGCGTACAATACGGGCTACATCTACCCACATGGTAAGTCCTACGGCAACAAAAACTTGCCAAAAGCCTTTTCCTAAAACAAGCGTAATCGCAATCACCAATAACAGTGTTGGAATAGACCAAACTACGTTGATAACCCACATCACAGCATTGTCCACCCAACCTCTAAAAAAACCGCCCAGTGCGCCCATTAAAATACCGACTACAATAGAAATAAAAACGGACACAAAGCCCACCGCCAAAGAAACGCGCGTGCCAATCATTAATCGGCTTAACATATCGCGTCCTTCGCGATCCGTTCCTAAAATATATTTGCGCCATACCAAATTGTTCGCGATAATACTTTCTTGCATTTCGCGCACTTGCTTTTTCATTTTCGTGTTACTTCCAAATTCGTAAAATTCCTCATAGCCTTCCATTTGATTGTTTACAACGGGCGAATTGTAATTGATGGCATAAACCACATCTGCCACATTGTATTTTACCATGGTGCCTTTGTTGGGTGTTTCTCCAGTGTATTCCTCACACACAATATCATTGTCTTCAAAATAATAACGATAAATAGGAACATCCGTATAATCGCTTTCTTCTCCAAAAAGCATTTTATATAAAAAATTTACATGATGGCTTTTTTCATTTTTCCGGACGCGCAATAATTGCACTCTGAAACCAGGTGGTTTAATAGAAAGCTCCAACAATTGCTCGTTAGCATTTGGCGTGGCATCGGGTGTGATGAGGTATCCCGCCAAGGCAATAATTACAGAAAAACTGATTACTACCAAACCAAACATCGCCAATTTATTTTTGCGAAGGCGTTGCCAAGCGTAAAACGTTAACGACTCTGAATAACTATTTTTTTCTCTGCGAACCGACATTATTGTTACTTACTTATAACTCTATTTTTCCAATTTATTTTCCCGAAACTACCAAAAACACTCATGTACAAAACATATATTGGATAAAAAACCACTATAATCAAGATGCACACGACATAGCTCCTTTTTTCGAAAAAAGAAACGGCTAAAAATAAGAACAAAAAGTCAATTATACATTTTGTTGCGAAAAGAAATAAAAATAAGGCGATGAAAGTCTTATTATAAGCGATGAAACATGCACTGAAAAGCACTAAAAAATTCATGCTCCAAATAATTCCACCTGTCCATAAAATAAATTTACTTTTTAAGCGTACCGTTTTGGATGCCCAACGTTTTCGTTGGGAAATAAATGATTTTAAATTGGGTGCTTCTTTTGTAAAAACAGTCGCTTCCGCGGATTTCAAAAATTTTATTTCGGATGGATATTTTTTTCGAATTTTTTCCATCAAAAATAAATCGTCGCCGGAAGAAATGTGTTCGTTTCCTTCGAAGCCGTTTACCTCTTGAAAAATTATTTTTTCGAACGCCAAATTAGCACCGTTGCACATCAAGGGAAAATTGAAATATGCGGATGCGCCACCAACAGCAACTAATCCAGCGAATTCTACACTTTGTAGTTTTTGAAAAAATGTTTTTTTATCCGCGAAAATGACGGACGAAAAAATAAATTTCGGGTGGTTTTTTTCATAAAATAAAACGATGGTCGAAAGCCATTTTTGAGGAAATGTACAATCTGCATCCGTCGTGATAATGAGCGTTCCAGTTGCTTTTTCGATGCCAGAAGAAATGGCATTTTTTTTTCCTGCTTTTTGCGATGAAATTAAAATGACGTTTGAAAAATTATTTTTTTGAAGCGCGTTTTTCAGAAGTAAAAAAGTCTCATCTTCCGAAAAATCATCGACGATAATTAGTTCTGTTAATTCTTTCGGATAATCTTGTAACAAGAGGCTCTCTAAACATTTTAAAATATTATTTTCTTCGTTCCGAACCGGAATAACAATCGAAATTTTTGTACCTCCAAAAATTATTTTTTCAGACGACGAAAAAAAATTTGTGCGTATCCATCCCACCATTAAAAATAAAAAAAATACGGCGTACAAAAAAGCAATCGTAATAGAAAAACAGAAAATAATATTGGTAAAAAAAATCATTTTTGTTTGAAAAAAGGAATCTTAAAAATAGTAAAACTGCCTATTAATGCAGGAAGTGCAATATTCACAATCCAAAGTGCGATGGATGCCAACGCAATTCCGATTACATTGGGCGAAAAAATTCCGAGAAATAAAATGGCGGCAGAACTGCGTACACCCAGCTCTGTGAGCGCAAAAGTTGGAATAAAAGTAGTGGTAGAAAAAATCATTACGATTAAAATACACGCTGATAGAAA of the Bacteroidia bacterium genome contains:
- a CDS encoding ABC transporter permease produces the protein MSVRREKNSYSESLTFYAWQRLRKNKLAMFGLVVISFSVIIALAGYLITPDATPNANEQLLELSIKPPGFRVQLLRVRKNEKSHHVNFLYKMLFGEESDYTDVPIYRYYFEDNDIVCEEYTGETPNKGTMVKYNVADVVYAINYNSPVVNNQMEGYEEFYEFGSNTKMKKQVREMQESIIANNLVWRKYILGTDREGRDMLSRLMIGTRVSLAVGFVSVFISIVVGILMGALGGFFRGWVDNAVMWVINVVWSIPTLLLVIAITLVLGKGFWQVFVAVGLTMWVDVARIVRGQILGIREKEFVEAGRALGFTNYRLIFKHIIPNVMGPVIVISAANFASAILIEAGLSFLGIGAQPPTASWGEMINAHRGYIIADAAYLAFLPGLAIMLMVLAFVLLGNGLRDALDTKSGSDDQLMGT
- a CDS encoding glycosyltransferase; this encodes MIFFTNIIFCFSITIAFLYAVFFLFLMVGWIRTNFFSSSEKIIFGGTKISIVIPVRNEENNILKCLESLLLQDYPKELTELIIVDDFSEDETFLLLKNALQKNNFSNVILISSQKAGKKNAISSGIEKATGTLIITTDADCTFPQKWLSTIVLFYEKNHPKFIFSSVIFADKKTFFQKLQSVEFAGLVAVGGASAYFNFPLMCNGANLAFEKIIFQEVNGFEGNEHISSGDDLFLMEKIRKKYPSEIKFLKSAEATVFTKEAPNLKSFISQRKRWASKTVRLKSKFILWTGGIIWSMNFLVLFSACFIAYNKTFIALFLFLFATKCIIDFLFLFLAVSFFEKRSYVVCILIIVVFYPIYVLYMSVFGSFGKINWKNRVISK